A segment of the Lolium perenne isolate Kyuss_39 chromosome 3, Kyuss_2.0, whole genome shotgun sequence genome:
ggctgccactaagtgggctttgagatttatagggaaattctaaaatctagtatgggccaatgtgtatgggcccaatatttcaacacttTCTTCAATATTAGTGACCACCTATTTATAGTCCGAGGCGACAAAGAAACGGGAAGCTAGCGCCAAGGCCTAGTGATAGGTTAATTTCTTTTTGAAACTTAGAACAGATGCAGACGCTCATACAAACatacatacactcacccctatgaatgtACGCGCGCACACCCTACCCTATGAGCACATTCGAGAGACGGAGTACAAAAAATTGATCTTTGATGGGTCTTGAGAATGACGAAATCACCACGGACGCCTCGCTATCGAGGTAAACATCATCTCCCACTGAAAAATATCTGCTTtttaatgagacaccaaagtATCAAATCAAGGATCTAAATTATGGTGGTCTAGGAGTACCGCTGCTCTCCTAACCACCGAACTACAGGTtggttctctttttttctttgagAAACTACAGGTTGGTTCTTGACAGGTTAAAGTTTCATGGCCGTACTAAGGAAACAAAAACACTCCTGTTCAAAGCCACTACAAATCTTCTGGGCCTGAAGCAATCTAGCCATCAAAATAAGTTTCTAATTGCGATCTCTTGTCGTTTAAAGCCCATATCTTGCAGAAATCTATCTATCATAATTCATAAGGTTTGGCCAAACGATGGGCCTTAGGTCCGATCCAGTCCTTCTTCGTAGAATACAAGTAAGCCCACAGAAACGTTTTATTCTTGGCGTATCCCCTTCGGGCCGGACATGCATTTGCTCCAGTATTTGGCCCAAACAAAGGATCGATTATGTTGCGTCTCAGTGAAGAGGAAATGGGAGGTTGCTTAGCCAGGACATTTTACATTCTGTTGTGTCCGCGTCTCTTCCTGCTTTTTGGCTGTTTTTGTTGTGAGGTTATGCCTTTTCTCTTTCTTTCGGTGACCAGCGTCGCCCCCGTGTGTGCTCCTTGTGTTTCCTCCTTGTCTGGCTCAGGACGCGTGTCCACCTCCTTAATACATGATTTACACACTACATGTCACGAGCATATTACCTGGAGTTTTTCACCGTCCAAAAGTGACTTAAAACTGTGTACCTAAAGCTAAGTCCCCCCTTTCTATTTTTGATATTATAGGCttgtctttgcaaacatcatctcccGTTTCTCTTTTCTTTTGTCGCACGCACTTTAATACCTACACGACATAATAACGGTGTGCCGATACTTCGTGATGTCAGTTATACCGGAATGTATGCGAATAGGACATCGGCAATGATATACCGGTTTCCGCTCACCTTGCCGTGCGAATCTCCACTTAATTGGCGCAAAAGTTGTTTGCCTTCAAGATCTAGAGAGATTGTGTCCCCATTAGCAATTAAGCGAAGAACGGCATCGTGCCGTTTCGTTGCTCCTCCGAGTTATGTAATAATGTCACaattatatatttcaataaaaCACAAAAATGTACTAAATTTTTTCATGGACTACAATATGAGGGATGTACATTGTTCTAAGCCGCGATCAATGAGCAAATTCTCGTGGTACCATCTTGAGTGTATGCGCCCTATCTCACAACCAGGGAATCGTTAATCTTCTTCGTTCTAAATTTGTTGTTAAATTACACAGAATTAACTCAAACCACCAAAGAGGGATTACAGTTGCACTAAGGTAATTCCTTCTCGTGGAGACCTAGGCTTTCGTGCTTCAATTTGGTACTATGCCACCGAATAGAAGAATGAGTCATTCTAGATGACTACACATGTTTATGGAATGCCGCAAGCAGCCGATTTATTTGCATGCGTCCCCCCGTTAATTACACTATATTTCAAGCACCCCAAACTTTAGCACTCCACTGGCGAGAGTATTTACGCGCATACGGACATACGGAGAGTTGGACGCTTGTATGGATCGCAGCCAGAGCTCGCGTGTCAGCTGTAACAAACTCGTCATCCACCTACACTGGCATCCGATCCAGCAAGGTCGCGTACCGACAACCCGGGCCCAGTGTGCCACAGCCACTCCCCTTGATAACCTGGGTACGCCCGGTCTACATGGGCTACAGAGAGAGGCCTGACCGTAGATGTGATCTGACGGCCGATACTGAGTCTTCCTGTGAACCGCTGTGGAAAATGTGTACTTGGAACGTCATACTCGAGGATGGTTCGTGGCCGTTAGATGGAAGGGGGGACAGAGATGAACGGCTGACGCAGCAATTTCCGCTCTATATGATGCGGGGCCCTGTTCCTTTGTCAGGACAGCGACGCCCCTTCTTCTCTCTGCTGTCAGTCTGTTCCTCTCTCGCTCATCCGATCCCTCCCAAACCCCAACCCCTTCCTGCTTCCAGCCCTTGCTTCCGACCTCCACCCGAGCCGATGGCGTCGGGGGACCTGTTTTTCAACCaggagctggcggcggcggcggccatggcggccgagCCTTACGGTAGGTACTTCGCGAGCTCTGTCCATGGTTTCCCCCACTTCCAGCACCCCGGCAGCGCTGCGGCCGGAGTCCCCGACATGGGATTCCTCGTTTCCGGCATCGGCATGCCCCCTGCCGCCTTCGTCATGCCGGAGGGGGCGCTCCAGGCCGCCGGCTACGGCGCTCCGCCGGCCGTTCCCGTGGAGATCCCGGCTGCTGGTGGGGAGCAGATGCCTGCACTGACGCACGCCGGACCGGTCGCGCCGTGCAGAGGAGTGTGGACGGATGAAGAGGACGAGTACGTGAAACAGCTGATTCTGATTTGCTTTTTTGGAGCAGCTCGAGATCTCGCTGCTCGCATGCTTTGGTTTTGTGCTCGATTGATCCATGAATTAATGTGCTTTCTTGTTCGTAGAATTCTCAAGAAGATGGTGGCGGAACTTGGAGACCGGAAATGGGCGGCGATTGCGCACCACCTCCCGGGCCGGATCGGCAAGCAGTGCCGTGAGAGATGGACCAATCACCTGCGCCCCGACCTCAGGGTATGCTCACTTCCTCGATGCATCGCAGCTTACTGCCTTATCTTGGTTTAATTAGGGGAAATCTTCATAGATCTGTATGATTTTCAAGTCTAGATTTCCTTTAGGTTTAATTTTACTTCCAAGTATGCTGACCACTGGTCGTACAATTCGGGAGTGGGTATTAACGCCGGAGTTAATAGTTAGTCATGTTGCGTGACTTCATTTTAATCATtaagagcgccaatttctacatcaAGGCCTCTAATTGATCGCACGAGTAAATTTGTCCGTAGCCCTTGGGAATAGATCAAGGAGAGAAAATGGTCAAATATGTTTAGCCCATTACTTTGTCTTTGTGTACAGTTGCTAGTGTACACCCGTCTGCAATTTGTTTAGCCCATTGTTTTGTCTCAATATAAGGGACTAAATTAATTTTTTTAAAGGACTAAATTAACAGTGAAAAAGCAGCCATTATAAGATGGGAGCAGAAGGCCATTAATAAGATGGGAAAAAGCCGTCTGAAATATTTTTAGCCTATTGTTTTGTCTCATCCTATAATTCCATTTGTTTTGACATGGGAGAAGAATGCCATTATAAGGAACTAAATTAATAGTGAAAAAAGGCTAAAGTATAAGAATGCTCCGTTGCGTGTGATTACACACACTTTTTTTAGCAGCTCTAAAAAAACATATTTTTGTGCAATTAAAGGTTTCCCATGCTGCCAAACCTACAAGGTATACTGCAATCGGGGTATAATTGGAGCAAAATAGATGAGCAGGCTAGGAATTCGAATAATTGTGCACCTAATTATATATATGTTACCTTTGATGTTTCCGGATTCCAAACGTCGCGGGCTCCTTGGTATCGTTGTTGTGACATAAACGATGACGTGGCGGTGGCGTTGGCGAAGGTATACCTTGTAGGTGTGCATATGTCGTGATTGGTCCGTTGTGCCGGTTAGTATGTTTTGTTTGGCGGTGCTCTTATGTACTCTAGCCAGGTGGACTGGTGTCGTCATTCGGGTAAAATGCTCTAGTTTTTCTCTTCCAAATCTTGTAATTTTTTTCCTTCAGCAAATCCATCAAAGTTGAGGCTGGTGGCCCCTGACTTGTGCATAATGCACAACTACCGCTACGCCACTGATCCTCCTCACACTATTAGGTAGTCCATAAGTTGGGTGGTCGGTGTCTCCCCCACCCCCGCCCCACTCACACACATACACTATCATTTTTTGGGGAGCGCAATTCAAGGTTTCCCGCGTCGTGGAATGTACAAGTTTGAATAATTGCACACCTCAGTATACATATCACATTTAATGTTTTTGGATTTGTTATGTCATGGGCTCCGTGAGTAGCCTTGTCGCGACGTTATGGCGGTTGCCTTAGTGAATGTATACCTTATCGATGTGCATGTGTCCTAATTGGTCTGTTGTACCAGTTAGTATGTTTTGTTTGGCGCGGGTCCTGATGTACTCTGGCTACGTGATCCGTTGACGCTGTTCGGGCAGAAATTTCTCAAAAAAAATTCATTCGGTAAATCTATCAAATtaagttggggggggggggggggcgttgcCTCCTGACTTGTGCATACTAGTAGCTACACCACTGATTTGTCCCCATACTATTAGCTAGTCAGTATTCATAGTACTTCAATTTCTTCATCAAGGCCACTAATTGATCGCACTTAGGAAGAGAATAAGGTGAGGAAAAGGCAAAATGTTTAGCCCATTACATTTTGTACAATTTTTGTAGTGCATAACCGTCTGAAATATGTTCATGTCTCAATAGATCATCCTATGATTCGATTTGCTTTGGGATATGAGAAGAAGACCAATATCAGGGATCAAATTAATAGTGGAAAACAGCTAAGAATGTTCCATTGCATGTGCTGGACGTACACTCATTTTTTGGACCCGCGCCGCCGAATCTGTGCTCACCGTATAAAATAGATGAGTAGAAATTATAATAATTGCGCTCCTCATTATATATATGTCACATTTAATGTTTCCGCTGCTGGATGTCATGAGTTCCTTGACTAGCCTTGTTGTGACGTTAACGGTGGCGGGTGGCGTTAGCAGAGGTACACCTTATCGGTGTGGATGTCTCCTGATTGGTCCGTTGTGCCGGTTCGTATGTTTTGTTTGGCGGTGCCCCTGGTTGGCCCGGTGTCTCCATTCGACCTAAATTTCACACAGTTAGTCAAGCATTATATGTTTACTTGGCGTGACTTTCCTCGTGATATTGTTAATATTTTTTTAACGGTTTAAAGGCAGAAGCTCTGCCAGATTCATTATAGTAGAGGGAAAAAACTTTACAATGCAGTGAAACTGCAGGAAAACACAAAGCGAAGCTTCAAGTCTAAACCTGTTCGCCAAAAAGAAAAGTTTGCACTCCTCAAGGCCTAAACTAGCAACAACATTAGCAGTTGCACTCTTAGATTAAAAAACACGCCTATTGTTAATACTTTTCTACTATATGAATTGATAAAGACTATCTCTTACGAGGTTAGTGATTCTCTTCTACTGAAAACTAAAGAATATTTATACTCCCtactattattattattttcaaaACGGGGAAAATACAATGGCCTCTGCACCTTATGATATTCTAGTTTCTATAGGGGAGTGACTATTTATCTTTTTCTAATTCGATATTCATAGTTGTTCAATGAAGATGTTTTCAAACATTTCTACCTGTAGGGATCGTAATGTTTAGATCAGATATGGTTCATACATTTCTTTGATAGTGCAAATTTGGATCTTAAAGTCCCAAATTTACATTTCTGAACAAATATGCAAGTACTGCACTAGTATTTTCAGAGTATAAGCAGTATTCATGTACACCCTTTCTGTATATGCCGATCATTTGGGGTATTATTGACTTTGCTTCACATAATCACATTCCAGAAGGAGAACATCTGGACCGAGGATGATGACAAGGTGCTGATCGAGGCGCACAAGGTCTACGGAAACCGTTGGTCTGCGATTGCAAGGTGCCTCCCCGGCCGATCGGAGAACTCCGTCAAGAACCACTGGAATGCCACAAAGCGAAGCCTCAAGTCGAAGCGCCgactgaagaagaagaagagtgaACAAGCCGGCCCGGGCCAGCTTACCCTCCTTGAGGAGTACATCCGCGGCAACACTCCGGCGACCCAGCCCACGGCGCCACCGACGGTGTCCTCGCCGCCGTCCGGCATTGGGTACGGCGATCCAGCCGATCCACATTGCGCGGCACATGGGATGACCGGCTCCAGCCCACCCGGGATGGGGCTGTACCTCCAACCGGCCAACGCGGCAAGATCATCGTCCTATGGAGGTACGATGAACCTGAACTCGCCTTCGTTGCCGGATCTCAACGCCTACGGCGGGGAGATGCAGGAGCGATTCTACCACTCGTCGACATTCCCGCCTTACAACAACCTGCACTATGGACTGCAAGAGCCACTCCCAGCGCCGGCGTTTCCGCTGATGTTCAGCCCTCAAGAGCACCTGCAGGCTGCATGCACGAACCTCAACCTGTTCCCCATTGCTGATCAGAACCCGGCGAGGAACGTGGAGTTCGAGGGCCGATCCTCCCAAATGGCCTACGGTGTCGGCCACTACGACAGCGAGACGGGGCCGAGCAGCGCCGGTGGCAGCAGCGAC
Coding sequences within it:
- the LOC127340015 gene encoding uncharacterized protein codes for the protein MASGDLFFNQELAAAAAMAAEPYGRYFASSVHGFPHFQHPGSAAAGVPDMGFLVSGIGMPPAAFVMPEGALQAAGYGAPPAVPVEIPAAGGEQMPALTHAGPVAPCRGVWTDEEDEILKKMVAELGDRKWAAIAHHLPGRIGKQCRERWTNHLRPDLRKENIWTEDDDKVLIEAHKVYGNRWSAIARCLPGRSENSVKNHWNATKRSLKSKRRLKKKKSEQAGPGQLTLLEEYIRGNTPATQPTAPPTVSSPPSGIGYGDPADPHCAAHGMTGSSPPGMGLYLQPANAARSSSYGGTMNLNSPSLPDLNAYGGEMQERFYHSSTFPPYNNLHYGLQEPLPAPAFPLMFSPQEHLQAACTNLNLFPIADQNPARNVEFEGRSSQMAYGVGHYDSETGPSSAGGSSDPDDDVVQMASREFLTPSEDEVTLNLNRFD